GGCTGATCAGTTAATCGactcactcatgaagcctctcgctcgcCATCTTTTTAcattacatcgatccaagattggtgtccttgataggagcaccatcttgtgggggcatgacagcagataagattttcctctactctgttgaggaaaatcctccctcctaacttgtataaataggagaggaacatgtGCATGCAATCAAGCTTCTTCGataattatttttgttttttattttttccaactATGTGCAGCTGACTCAAAtgatatacgtatatacataaaAGGGCTTTAGCGTGTTTGATGTTGGGAGCTGAATGCTTTTTCTGTGATATTATGTCCACTGAAATTGGGAGATGGTAGATCAGCCAGGTTTATGAGTCAGATCACAGCCGTCTCATCTGCCCTCTTGTTCTCCTGGTGTTACTACTTGCTAGACCAAAAGCACAAGGATAACAAGCATGAAGATtgtaaattattgaaaaataaatgtCTTCTTCCATGAACATACTGATAAAGTCCATTTAGCTAAATTGTTAATTAGTGTCTAGTGTAATAATGATTCTGAGAAACCATAACCAAACACTTTGCAAATCATGTAGTGGAGCTGCAAGTGCTATTTTTTTATATGCCAATCAAATATCAGGTATTTCTTAAAGAAATACCTGAAGGTTTTCTTTGATGTAATATGTATTTATTTCATTTATCTTTGTTAATTTTATTGATGCCCTCTGTTCTTCATCAGCAAATCGAACTGTCGACGTTACTGAAATGTGGTGAGCTCGGAAGCAGGAATTGGAGTTGGAAGCTAAGCTTGAGGATAGATCCAAGAAACACAGATGCAAAAGTAGGGGCGGGAAGCATCACACCAATTCACCACATATGGGTTCTAGCTCAAGGAACAAGGAGGAGAACAAGAAAACTGCCATCTCATGGCCATCAAGCAAACAAGAGCCGGAAGACTGCTGCACACATGAAGATGATGGTCTTAGAGACACACAAGTCGAAGAGTTTCTTCACTCGAGGTTATAAATTATTTTACCGTATGCCTCATAGTTGTTATCCTCGAGATGGTTAAGAGCATTCTAGATATTTATGGTAGCACCTAGGCGCATAGTTGTTACCTGATGCATCTACCTTTGCAAGTATACATAATCATGGTTTTTGCTCTGTAGGTTCAAGAATGGGATGAAGCTGGTCCATATCTTTCACAGACATGTTCTGATCAAGATGGTGACTCGCCAAGTCATGATGTGCGGGTGAAGGAAGAATGGGAAAAGCATGTTATTGGCCCTGAGATTCTGATGAATTCTGATAGTGAGTCAATAACATGGTTTCTCTTCCCAAGATGGTGAGAAACCAACCTACTTGTAATGATTCTGATGCAGAAACTAGGTTGTGCCGTACAAGGAGTTCAAGAAAGTGTCATTCCAAGAAAAGGAGATCAAAGGAAGAGAAACTAGGAAAAAGACAAAAGGACAGAAAAGAGATCCTAAAAGCAGAAGAACACAGGATTGATGTATAAAGGTGAGATATAACTTACTCAAACGTTCTtgtagaattaaaaaaaaaaaaaaaaaagtaatgatTTCACGCATTTGATGGATCATCCAAGTTACATCAGACCTTGTCATGCGGTGGCATCAGTGAATAATGAGAAATCAATAATCAATACCCCCTGTGGTTCACAAGACCCATGATACGCTTTGGATGTCCTACTCTTTGTTTGACCATAAAAAATTGGAGTGAAAAATGGTTAACGTAGAAAAGATCAGCACAGAATTGTTTGGAAAACAGCTTTATATGGACGACAAGGGTGGGAAAGGAAAGCATACTTTCTTTGTTATTCGAATGGCCATGTCCTTGTGTTTGATGGTTGATCCAATTTATTTCTGGGATCTTCGTTCATGTATCAGTTAGTCGTGCTTGCCATTTCAACTGTGATCTCTCTCTATCTTTAGTTGTGATCAGCCTGATGGTGAGTTGAAACATACCATGTCTTCCCTCCCTCCTGATGACTTAAATCCACTTCCTTGTTTGCTTGCTGGAGCCTCTAATTGATGTTAGGATCGAACGCCTCTCTCTTACATGAAATAAGAGGATTGGTTCCAGATCCATATATCTAAAAACCAAATGTCAACTGTGGTTACATTTGATTCCACCTCGAATGGTGTGGTTTGTACTATGCTCCTTTAAATGGATCGTTGGACGTTTTCATGTCGTGGCGGTACCGTTGATTCGTTGTCGGCCACGAACCAAGTGGATGTGTGCCTGACAGCAGCTGATCGGTCCGGTACTACATCATCTCATCCTGCCATCCTGCTTACTTGTACTCGTTCATTAAATGAATGTTGGGGTGATCATCGAACCACCGCTTCGATACAATACATGGCACGATGAGCTGATACCATCGTGGATGGCGCACTACGAATCGCAGTGGTACTCTACAGCAGGAGGGTGCGGATGCCACCACCGTCAGTGAAGTCCAATCGTTGTATGTTCCCGACGGCCTGCAACGCACCCGGACCCGGTGAATTAGTGGGATACACGTCACCGGATTAAAGCTGTTATCCGGTGATGGCCGGATTAAATAACCGGATAACatgagagaaagaaaagaaatgcgATGTTACCGAAATGCGAGAAAGAAAGCAAAATCTAAAGCTAAAGCTGTTACCGAAAAATCTAATATGagagaaagaaaataaacaaatatCAGTCATCCCATCACTCCGAGGCCAGAGAAAAAATCTAAAGCTGTTACCGAAATGCGATGTCAAATCTCTTGATGAAGGCTCAAACATACACAACATCATTGAACTAATCTCAAGCTCTGTTACCAAAATGCGATGCCAAATCTCTTGATCGAGGCTCAAACATATATAGATCTATCAcggaaagagtgaaatcaaacaagTGGAAGAACACAATTTAGACATATTTGAAAGCGTAACATCAATTGAACTAATCTCAAGCTGTTACCAATAcggaaagagtgaaatcaaacaagAGGAAGAACAAAAATTTAGACATACTCGAAATCATAACATCATTGAACTAACTGGAAAGGCCTAGAATATTCCAGTGCTGAACGAAGATAGGTTAGGTAGTGATATTTCAATTCCACACCGTATATTTTATCAGACAAAAACTTGTAGTTCCGGTTATGCAGCTCAAAATAGTTGCTTTACTATTTGACATGATTGCTGAATCCAAATTCATTGACAAGTTCAAATAATACAACTTAATTTCAACAGTTATGAAAGCCATCATGCACTTCGTTGGTCAGGAACAGACCTGCCACCCAACTTGCATTAAAAGACAAAACACACTGTGCCTATCAAAATTTTGGTTTCAAGCGGAAATTATTCAGTGACAGAAAAAGAAGATATACTGCTGTCCGTATTGAATGTGCCTATAAGTCGAGAAGCAGCCGGCGAGGATCTTCAACCACATCCTTGATGCGTCGCAGGAAGAATACAGCCTCTCTACCATCGATCAGCCGATGATCATAAGTCAGAGCAACGTACATCATTGGCCTCGGAATAATGTTACCATCGACCACCATTGGACGGGACACTATGGAGTGCATGCCTAAGATGGCAGACTGCAGAAAAGATGCAGACACATCAGGGTTAAGCCACAAGACATGGAACAGACAACTCTGTTTGCAAATTAGGTGAATTACTTGTGGGGGGTTGATTATAGGTGTGCTCAAAAGACTCCCATAGACTCCTCCATTGGAAATTGTAAATGTGCCTCCAGCCATCTCATCAATTGATATTGTCCCATTGTTTGCCTTCTTTGCGAGGTTATTGATCTCTTTCTCTATTCCCGCAAAATTCAACCTACCAGCATTCCTGATAACTGGAACCACAAGGCCCTGGAAAAAATTTAACAATTGATTAACCCAACCATACTATTGAATCTTGATGGAACACTCCATGATATCAACATACCTTTGGTGTGCCAACAGCTATACTGATATCAACATAGTctctatatataatatcatccccGTCGATGACTGCATTTATGATTGGCTGGTTTTGGAGTCCAGAAACAGCAGCCTGAGACATGAAAATCACAAAATATAAAGAAGcaagtcatcaacaaaaatatctctttattgCTTATCACCATTACATACCTTAACAAAACCTGACATGAGACCCAACTTCACACCATGCTTTTCTACAAAGGCATCTTTATATTCAGACCGAAGCTTCATCAGATTTGTCCTACAATATGGAGTTCATGACTTAAAGGTACTAGATTATGCATATTTACCAGAAAAGCAACCATGAATACAATTGGATGTGTATAATAAACAGAATCATCAAGTTGTTGATTTGACAGTTGCAAAGTGGAACTAATAGATGGAAAATGTTAGACAAACTTAGGCTAAAGGGCACATGAGACCCTTGCTTCTGTAGGGTCTGGGAAAGGTCAACCAAGTAACTAAACAAGAAAACTGAACCAAACTGGGGATTCAGCTAATAGTCTGAATTATCTTAACTAGTTACTTTGGTTTGAAAATTATAAAAGTGAACAACTTTTCAACAGTTCAGCTAGGAGTTAAAAAACATCCATCAAACCAAACTGGATATTATATAATGAAGGGTTACACGTAAACAAATGCAGAAGTCATATGCGTTGCATTGCCACATTATTCCAGCATGTTAATATAAAGGCACATAAATAAAATTCTTATCCTTATAAATGTAAATGTACTGAGAGGCTGTAACTGTACAAAACACAATATGAAATTCTTAAACCAGAACATGGACACAGCAAGTCAATTTGCCATAGCCTTACCCTAACAAAGCAAACAAGCTGTTTCTACAGTTTAAACTCATGGTGCTCAGGACAATAAAGCATCTTCGTTGCGACACTAAGTCTGGCAGTCACAAAATAAACATATGCTTAAGGACTACAACTAATTAGTGTCAGGAACACCTACATGTCAACTTCATTGAAGGTAGTTAACATTGCAAATGTGTTCTGAGAATCCTTCAAACGTGTAGCCACCCTTTTTCTAAGCCTAGGCATTGGAACCTGTAAAGGAATTGAAGTTCAAAAGACTGAAGCTGTATTTCAAGAACAATTGAATAATTTATCATTGTCTTAATTGGACACGAAATCTGCAGCCAACATAATTCTGATAGGCAAACCCAAGCGACTTACTCGTCTTTCCCTTTCCTTGGGAGGTAACTGAGGTTCTGAAGGTGAGGTTTTGGGGAGGGTTGCAGCTGAGGGTACTTTAGGCTTTTCTTTGGTAGAACCTTCTTCCTTAAGCACTTGTTTGTCAATCTTCTCTGTTGGAGGAGTTGGCTGGGGAGCACCAGTAGGAGGTGATGGTGGTTGAGCATCTTTGACCACTTTATCATCTGATGGGGCAACATGTGTGTCGCTAGGATAAGACTTGGATATCACAGCAACCTTAGTTCCAGGTGTCACAGTATCACCTTCCTTGGCTACAAACTGTCAACAGCAAAAACCACTGAATTTTGTATGAACTGCGAGAAGAAAGAATCAACTATATAGAAAATTATCAGAAGCCAAATTAAGATGACCTCTGACCTTTTGGATAATCCCAGCTTCAGGACTATTTACATCAATAGTCACCTGAAACAAAGATTCGATGATGAGAACAGTTCTGAGCAACCAGTTACACTATAAAAATCAAACAATAGTACCTTATCAGTCTCAATCTGGGCAATCGGTTCATCAACTTCAACCCTATCACCAGGTTCTGTGCCAGATTTCATGGCCATAAGACAATTAGCATATTCGGAATGTAAAAGGACAAGCGCATTACATGCATTTATGAGAACTTTCCCCTAAGTGTTTCAGATAGGAGCAATTTGATATCACAAACCCACCCCCCCAAAAACAGATTTTTCGACCTTGTTTATCAAACTTTCGGTTATTTCAGGGATCTTTGAGGTTACaacttatgtatatatgtaacagAACGCCTGCATAAGCATCAACAACTATGTTTATACGCATGGAGAAAAAGGCAAAGTACATACTTTTCAAGAAGGTAGCTAAAGTTCCATCAGTAATAGATTCACCCATGAAGGGAACAACAGCATCGACCAAGTCACCTGAAGAGACTTTTTTTCAATTAACAACATTTCCAAACAAATCACAGGACAATGGAGATAGTTTCTAATGCGGCAAAAGCAGGCAAAATAAGCATCTGCAAGTGCATACCATTCTCAGaagcaaatgacctactccacattTGATAAGGAGAGGCCCTTGGGAGCAGCATTGTAAGTTCCCTGCAATTTTCACTGATGTATGATATTAAAGAACACAAACACGCAACATTCACAAGCAACAAAACCAAAAAGGTCCCTCCCAAGACCTAACCTCGCAGGCTTCGAGCACACCAAGCCACctgaaaaaaatatatgatgtgaGATTGAGGTGACCGTTACGATGAAGTGCAATTGTGATATATAGAAAAATCACCTGGAAGCATATGATGGCTTAATTGTCGGACATGTCTACAACTTCTTGCAATGAGTAGAGCCTGCCAGGACATACAAACTAAGAAAATTAAGTGCATCTAATGATGATTAGGAGACGAATACTATGCACAAAAATGATAGAAGCATATAACTCGCAATCGGAACTCAGAAACTTTATAGGTATAAAAATATTTGACTCAAGAAAAACCCTAAAAGATATTTAAGCTGCATCATAACACCAGATAAGGGGATGCCACCCATCTACATCTCACCATCTCCTCCCCACCCATTGTCTTCCCATCAGGATTTTCACCATACAATTCAGCCTTTTATACaacgaaagaagaaaaagatttcaTCTCTGCCGAAGAAGAAAGCAAGGCAAACGTCGAATTGCACATCTCGAGGGGGGTTTTGTGTCAAGAAAACACAAAAAGAAACCCATCATTCGCTTGCAGCAAAAAGACCGAAAGAGATAGAGAGCAGAGATGAAAGAGGGGGAATGCAAGAATCGAGGATCTCATCGGGTTAGGGAGCTTACGGCGGCGGGCCGGCGTACAAGGCGGATCACAGCGGAAGCCATTCCGGAGATCAGGCAAACGAATAGGTCGGATGAAAGAGGGAAATAAAAGGACGGATTCTAAGAAGAGACGgaggagaaaaaggaagaaaaatgccaCTTTTCCTTCCGGCGGTTTCCCTTACCACTCACCCGAATTCCACTATGACGGCaaaccccctcccctcccctcccctgtaTCCCCGCTGTGCATGTGCTAGTCACGTGGCCCTACTGGAATTGCAGCTTCGCCCACAGTGGCACACTTGCCTAGTGATTAAAGACACTCCTGGTCCCCTTCCTGTTGTCAAATAACAAATCAGGTAAAGATTCGAGTTAGATTCTCCTTTTCTGGATTAATCAATTGAGATCCGCGCAagattgaatggaaataatttgaTGGACTTGCAAAATCCCAACCCGTTGACATGCTGTTTGACGTCAATTTTACGCAGCTGCATGATTCATGTGACGAGGCAGTTCGCACGAATAGTGTGAAATCACCAATCGCTAACGCGTACCGATGAGGTGTCTCTCTGGCTAGCATCCGAAGAACGTGGGAGCGAAAACATTTTTAGGTGTCCATGTCGTCAATGTCACTCGTACTTTCTTAGGcgattttttctaaaaaaatattcatattttaaatatttttcaaagatACCCTTCTTCTATTTTTTCCTCAAAcaatactctgatttaaaaaatatctaaaagactcctcatcaaatttttttatttatttttattagtttTCAACTCttgtttatgattattttttaataatatgttattaatatgctaaaaatattataagtgatatTGTGTGTCTTTAGTTGTCATTACTCAtagataattataatattatatttatagacTTATAACTAATTTTGATTGAGGTCAGAATAGATCATTTATCATGTTTTCAAGTagatcttataataatttttattatgataatcaaaataatataactaGCCGAAAACCCCAAAAGattataatagataaaaaaaaattaatgaataatttaagtatttttaaaattagaaGTATTATTAAATAATGAGAATAAAATGGAGATTATCTATTGATATTTTCTATAGAAATAACCCTATTTCTATAAGGGGAGAGAAGAGTTCTGGGTGCAAAATGGACCTAGTTCTCCATTGGGTATCTTACATCGAAAGGCAGGATTTAGTAGATTTTTCTTCATTGTATAGACACTTACGAGTGTGCTCTCTGGACGTGATGTACTATCTCAAAGTGGAGGAATCATGGAGACAGAGAATACGATATTTGGTAAAATTGTGGAGCAATTGGTTCCTTTTTATCATGCCCAAATGATAACCAAATGTCGCGATCCATGAGTTAACtgatctatcaacttcgtttgaattaaactattgatcaaaatatttattctGATGTAAAACTAATCAGGAATCTTAGAAGAATTGAAGTAACATAAGAAGCAAAGACAATTGAATTTACAAGAAGATGTTGTTGAAATTTTTGAACATTTTACTCCAAAAAAGACAATTCAAATGATCGAAAACAttgcataaataaataatttcccATAATACAACATGTAATAGCTATGTTCTTTTCTTATAACGAAACATGAAGTTGTTAGTTTAGTATGACACCAACCGAGGACTATTAACTTATGTCATTGCATGATTAGAGAGAGTGTGATCACATCTGATAGCATGCACTAGTAAAAGTAAATGGAGGATATATATGGCGCCATTTCTAAGATGGAAAGGGATGCAGGATATGTTTCCTCACCTTCCTCGTTGAATCTTAACAAAGACAGAAGCTGATTCTGCAAAATATAAAAATGCAACACACAACTCAAGTGTGTGTAACAAAGACAGAAGAAGCTCATTATCGATTATTGCAGAACACAAATTGAAAACTCATACAGACGTAGTAAAGACGGTTCATTTGACAAATATGACCAAAGAAACGTCACATGAAACTGAACAAATAGACTTTATCGACCTATGGAATTACGTTCCCAGAATCAAACTAGAAGATTCATCGATTTAATTTTCTCTCTGCCTTGGAACGGCTAGAACCAATAGAATATGTTTATTAATCATGTCATCAGTCTTTCTGGCATACTTGAGGCAAATCATGTCTAGCTCAGTTCAGTACAGCAGCATTATGTTTCTTGGATGTGCTAAGATGGACGGTTGTCCAAGCACATGACACTGTCAATCAACAACTCGTAATGTCGCCAAATAGACAAATTCACTTCTCTTAATCTTCTCAAGTAGACACTAGTAGCGCTTTCTAACGAAGAATAGCAAGTGGATATGGAAAGCTATAATTTCACATAATATAATTTATCATAATTAATCTTTTGGACAATTTGGAAACCCACATAATGAGTTTTTGTTTAGGCACACCCATTTGGTTCTATAACAAAGTGCAGTACATTTAATTTTTCACGTAGTAAAAATTTGTCCGACTCATTTCAAGTGGAAAATACCAAATGAAAATACAACATAAATAGTTACTTCATTAGTCTTTGTAATCCATTTTACTAAAAATATTTTCActtcttttataaaattatatgacataaataattatttatttattctgtaataaatttttaaaattttaatttaatttaattttgtgGAGATGAACTTATTCAATTAATCAAGGTGTGTTTGATTGAGTATATTATGACTCTTTTCTTGATAAATACCCGTTATGGGAAAAATGAAAAGGACCATGTCTTGACGTTACATGGTCGACTCTCCGACACCACATGGCCAACACTTTGGTGTACGTGGTTGACACATCGATGTCATGCGATCGACACATCGACACCAAGTAATCGGCACCTTGACACTAGGTGGTCGACTCCTCGACATCAAACAGTCGATACCTTGGCACTAAACGATCAACTCCTCGGTGTTAGCGATTGACACCCCGATACCACATGATCGATACCTTAGTGTCAAGTGATTAATACCATGGTACTATGTGGTAGGCACGTTGGTACTCAGGCTCCGTCTCATCTCATTAACCATCCATACCCACCAGTTGAGACACGTCATGTGTTAAAGCATTACACCATCTCGGACTCAATACAAATCAACAATACTTATGCCCAAGATCAACATACCATATTCCTACAAGCAACATACCATTCAAAGATAATAGCTCAAGAAACCCACTATAAAAAGAAATTTCATAAGTTCATCTAATTTAaactcagaatatatatatatatatatatatatatatatatatatatatatatatatatatatatatatatatatatatatatatatatatatatatatatatatatatatatatatatatatatatatatatatatatatatatgatatatctaaCCAATTTATTAACTTAGTGTATTATCAAGAGTGCCCTGATACAATCTTATAAGGATCAGATTAACTTAGTAAAGTTTGGCAACCAAGTTGGGTTTGAATCAGCTTTTACTTCGGACAACCAAAATATGACTTAAACACATTAGTATTAGCAAAAGCGCGAACCAAGTTGTCTCAAGTAAACTTTATCGGATCATCTTGATCGAACCCCAAGGACACGAGTCCAAATGAGACGAGTACGATGACATCGAACCACCTTGTCACTTCCCGTATTAAACTAACTCAGTTCTGGAGAAGATTAGTCCatgcatcaacaaaaagaaatctttttATAAAGCTGTAcaaatttttttctttgaaaCTAATATATACTTTTATAATAATGATAATTACCGAATCTATCTTCGTCGACTCATCATCCTCTTCCACACAAATTTCACCTCTCTCCTCGAACTGGGATCATTATTCTGATGAATATTGTAACAAGAGATCAACTTCAATCTCTCCTAGAAAGTTGTCTTCTCTTGATGAAGCATCCAAAGATTCAACTGATAGAACAGCTTCAATATTTCCAGTTCTTCTGGATGAGTTTCCTATACGTAGGGTCACAAATTTGTTGAGCCCTTGGTTTTGAAGACCGACCAAACTAAATAGAGGCCGAACAGTACTGAACTCTTTACAGAGTGGGACCGAAGAGTACTGAACTTTGTTCGGAGTGGGATGGGAGCGCTCCATATGCCTTTTAGAATGAATGTTGCTTTCTATTTGAAGTTACGGGATCTGGCACAATTGTCGCTGAAGGACAAGAAGAAATATTGAACTAGACTCTATGACAAGAAATATTGGATTAGTAGACTCTTGTTTATGTGGATGTAGTTGATAAGCTCCTTCGGATTGGAACAACTATTTTGATGATTAGAGCGTAATGAATCCAACCCTTGCACTTTCAGATTAAGCCTTTTGCCTGGCTGGTACTTACTCAAGTTAGTCTATTGCGTTCTCTCAAAAGGTCTGCAAGTCTTATCCCCAGTCCTACAAATTGGGCTTTGCTGGAGCAGCTCAACGAGATGTGGGTTAAATTCCTGCTATGCCTCATCCTAGTAGGTATCTGTGCCATTGCGCCTTGCTCTGATCTAATGTGCATCCACTCCTTTTCGGGCTCACTCTCTTCTCTTGCTCTGATCTAATGTGCATCCACTCCTTTTCGGGCTCACTCTCTTCTCCTGATTTAGCCTGAGCTCACCCGGAGAGACTCTGGCATGACACCCGTCACCATACATAGGCAATAGCATTTCTCAATCCTATCTCCCTCCAAGTTTGCTGATCTTGTAATCGGGGGCAAGATTCTCAGGACAAAAAATCAATAATGCTAATCAGAGTCCTGTTGACAATCTTCATGATCGAAAGAGGTAGTCTGGGACAGATGATAGGCATATAAACAGATGatagggatataaagaggaataatatttgtatatgaacaaatactagtagttcATGATATTcggtggaattaaatgaaatcatgatcaaataaaacaccaagatatacatggaaaacccctccaatatgaagggtaaaaatcacgggacaaactagagataatccactatgagaataatgaatatacaaatctcaatctcttgccctaaacaatagcaacaatcacaagataataactaggatacaaggatcacgtcactatccaCAATATCTATGGgttgccagcccaacaacctcccccttcagcccataagggaggctgtctcatttctcctcaatgtgaagccatgccgaccaactgtcggcatatctcctgt
The window above is part of the Musa acuminata AAA Group cultivar baxijiao chromosome BXJ2-6, Cavendish_Baxijiao_AAA, whole genome shotgun sequence genome. Proteins encoded here:
- the LOC103974522 gene encoding uncharacterized protein LOC103974522 isoform X2, with the translated sequence MTIPLLTKKIFEKPVKKLKTPQSDRKICVKQIELSTLLKCGELGSRNWSWKLSLRIDPRNTDAKVGAGSITPIHHIWVLAQGTRRRTRKLPSHGHQANKSRKTAAHMKMMVLETHKSKSFFTRGSRMG
- the LOC103974522 gene encoding uncharacterized protein LOC103974522 isoform X1; the encoded protein is MTIPLLTKKIFEKPVKKLKTPQSDRKICVKELELEAKLEDRSKKHRCKSRGGKHHTNSPHMGSSSRNKEENKKTAISWPSSKQEPEDCCTHEDDGLRDTQVEEFLHSRFKNGMKLVHIFHRHVLIKMVTRQVMMCG
- the LOC103974523 gene encoding dihydrolipoyllysine-residue succinyltransferase component of 2-oxoglutarate dehydrogenase complex 2, mitochondrial isoform X2, with the translated sequence MASAVIRLVRRPAAALLIARSCRHVRQLSHHMLPGGLVCSKPARELTMLLPRASPYQMWSRSFASENGDLVDAVVPFMGESITDGTLATFLKKPGDRVEVDEPIAQIETDKVTIDVNSPEAGIIQKFVAKEGDTVTPGTKVAVISKSYPSDTHVAPSDDKVVKDAQPPSPPTGAPQPTPPTEKIDKQVLKEEGSTKEKPKVPSAATLPKTSPSEPQLPPKERERRVPMPRLRKRVATRLKDSQNTFAMLTTFNEVDMTNLMKLRSEYKDAFVEKHGVKLGLMSGFVKAAVSGLQNQPIINAVIDGDDIIYRDYVDISIAVGTPKGLVVPVIRNAGRLNFAGIEKEINNLAKKANNGTISIDEMAGGTFTISNGGVYGSLLSTPIINPPQSAILGMHSIVSRPMVVDGNIIPRPMMYVALTYDHRLIDGREAVFFLRRIKDVVEDPRRLLLDL
- the LOC103974523 gene encoding dihydrolipoyllysine-residue succinyltransferase component of 2-oxoglutarate dehydrogenase complex 2, mitochondrial isoform X1, whose amino-acid sequence is MASAVIRLVRRPAAALLIARSCRHVRQLSHHMLPGGLVCSKPASENCRELTMLLPRASPYQMWSRSFASENGDLVDAVVPFMGESITDGTLATFLKKPGDRVEVDEPIAQIETDKVTIDVNSPEAGIIQKFVAKEGDTVTPGTKVAVISKSYPSDTHVAPSDDKVVKDAQPPSPPTGAPQPTPPTEKIDKQVLKEEGSTKEKPKVPSAATLPKTSPSEPQLPPKERERRVPMPRLRKRVATRLKDSQNTFAMLTTFNEVDMTNLMKLRSEYKDAFVEKHGVKLGLMSGFVKAAVSGLQNQPIINAVIDGDDIIYRDYVDISIAVGTPKGLVVPVIRNAGRLNFAGIEKEINNLAKKANNGTISIDEMAGGTFTISNGGVYGSLLSTPIINPPQSAILGMHSIVSRPMVVDGNIIPRPMMYVALTYDHRLIDGREAVFFLRRIKDVVEDPRRLLLDL
- the LOC103974523 gene encoding dihydrolipoyllysine-residue succinyltransferase component of 2-oxoglutarate dehydrogenase complex 2, mitochondrial isoform X4, with product MGGEEMALLIARSCRHVRQLSHHMLPGGLVCSKPARELTMLLPRASPYQMWSRSFASENGDLVDAVVPFMGESITDGTLATFLKKPGDRVEVDEPIAQIETDKVTIDVNSPEAGIIQKFVAKEGDTVTPGTKVAVISKSYPSDTHVAPSDDKVVKDAQPPSPPTGAPQPTPPTEKIDKQVLKEEGSTKEKPKVPSAATLPKTSPSEPQLPPKERERRVPMPRLRKRVATRLKDSQNTFAMLTTFNEVDMTNLMKLRSEYKDAFVEKHGVKLGLMSGFVKAAVSGLQNQPIINAVIDGDDIIYRDYVDISIAVGTPKGLVVPVIRNAGRLNFAGIEKEINNLAKKANNGTISIDEMAGGTFTISNGGVYGSLLSTPIINPPQSAILGMHSIVSRPMVVDGNIIPRPMMYVALTYDHRLIDGREAVFFLRRIKDVVEDPRRLLLDL
- the LOC103974523 gene encoding dihydrolipoyllysine-residue succinyltransferase component of 2-oxoglutarate dehydrogenase complex 2, mitochondrial isoform X3, whose translation is MGGEEMALLIARSCRHVRQLSHHMLPGGLVCSKPASENCRELTMLLPRASPYQMWSRSFASENGDLVDAVVPFMGESITDGTLATFLKKPGDRVEVDEPIAQIETDKVTIDVNSPEAGIIQKFVAKEGDTVTPGTKVAVISKSYPSDTHVAPSDDKVVKDAQPPSPPTGAPQPTPPTEKIDKQVLKEEGSTKEKPKVPSAATLPKTSPSEPQLPPKERERRVPMPRLRKRVATRLKDSQNTFAMLTTFNEVDMTNLMKLRSEYKDAFVEKHGVKLGLMSGFVKAAVSGLQNQPIINAVIDGDDIIYRDYVDISIAVGTPKGLVVPVIRNAGRLNFAGIEKEINNLAKKANNGTISIDEMAGGTFTISNGGVYGSLLSTPIINPPQSAILGMHSIVSRPMVVDGNIIPRPMMYVALTYDHRLIDGREAVFFLRRIKDVVEDPRRLLLDL